The following are encoded in a window of Podospora pseudoanserina strain CBS 124.78 chromosome 6, whole genome shotgun sequence genomic DNA:
- the XAN1 gene encoding Alpha-ketoglutarate-dependent xanthine dioxygenase xan-1 (EggNog:ENOG503NVW9; COG:E), which translates to MPSATGPVVHPFTPPEGSKINFGATITGIDIENLTDSDFALIRDALFTHQVVIFKSQSHVSPRAQYELTNRFDPLATSYGHGKTVDAKRSILHPDLKTIPHQPQVQVIGNGFVSSYEGLQNITLRHPHHKTFHTTSIPEADDLTHTRFYRWHIDAALYGLAPPIVTTLLAVKVPSGRRQICRYDDGTGDELSVPLGTTAFVSSCTSYDILSPKDQAFCRSTRVEYAPHPYIWMSGAKSRSDGLGMVSQGKEIPLRDLPPIEQDKIQILPMCWKNPVTGKLALQVHPSAIRKLHLADGTVIEDLAEVREIVHRLQRPGIAPEYVYAHDWEEGDFVLFHNRGVLHSVVGAFAEEEVRLFRQCNVAASEFPLGPDDE; encoded by the exons ATGCCTTCAGCCACCGGCCCCGTTGTCCATCCTTTCACGCCTCCCGAGGGCTCCAAGATCAACTTCGGAGCCACCATCACAGGCATTGACATTGAGAACCTCACTG ACTCCGACTTTGCCCTCATCCGTGACGCCCTCTTCACCCACCAAGTCGTAATTTTCAAATCCCAATCCCACGTCTCCCCACGCGCCCAATACGAGCTCACCAACCGGTTCGATCCCCTCGCAACCTCTTATGGTCATGGCAAAACAGTAGACGCCAAACGctccatcctccaccccgaccTCAAAACAAtcccccaccagccccaAGTCCAAGTCATCGGCAACGGCTTTGTGTCTTCCTACGAAGGCCTTCAAAACAtcaccctccgccacccccaccacaaaaccttccacaccacctccatccccgaAGCCGACGACCTCACACACACGAGGTTCTACAGATGGCACATCGACGCCGCCCTCTACGGCCTCGCCCCTCCCATCGTGACCACACTCCTGGCAGTCAAAGTCCCCTCTGGCCGCAGGCAAATCTGCCGTTACGACGACGGAACAGGCGATGAGCTCTCCGTCCCTTTGGGAACCACAGCTTTTGTCTCGTCATGCACCTCCTACgacatcctctcccccaaagACCAAGCCTTTTGCCGTTCCACCCGCGTGGAATACGCCCCCCACCCCTACATCTGGATGTCAGGCGCCAAATCCCGCTCTGACGGGCTGGGTATGGTCTCCCAAGGCAAAGAGATTCCTCTCAGGGACCTCCCCCCTATTGAACAAGACAAGATCCAGATTTTGCCCATGTGCTGGAAGAATCCTGTCACGGGAAAGCTAGCGCTGCAGGTGCACCCTTCTGCGATTAGAAAGTTGCACTTGGCTGATGGGACAGTGATTGAGGATTTGgcggaggtgagggagattgtGCATAGGCTGCAGAGGCCGGGGATTGCACCCGAGTATGTCTATGCGCatgactgggaggagggggattttgTGCTTTTCCACAACAGGGGGGTGTTGCATAGTGTTGTAGGCGCgtttgccgaggaggaggtgaggttgtttAGGCAGTGCAATGTTGCGGCGAGTGAGTTTCCTTTGGGGCCTGATGATGAGTAG
- a CDS encoding hypothetical protein (EggNog:ENOG503NWMP; COG:O), with protein sequence MADVEDQQQGGPRTSRSSVRKKRTGKSPKPEPQSQNDWTSASGPRPRPSPHPKRHGDIDIDIDIVESSDDSDDAQASPPKQQQPSRRPSKQRQQLPSPTDSEDSDLPSKPPSRSRHRTAAMRPNSTVPLVDTKAMARRMQHRPSYDDDDDDDEPPIRPSRPASRQTMASRRDQSSRSAHRYRSTPESRRSPRTSMSDSEGETDVTEDSLEEVVIQQPTRRRKPPAVPTAPVPPPAPSMHERLNRRTEEPEIEVVYEDPDPEPDFASTRYEQSVGVGRSRAQSRAPSRAPSRAASVKPDAYRRPRDVSRAPSLDGDRARSKSRTRRPSTRQYESDAYVSRAPSVFRRANTTIEGSHHASSQSFSSKRSMFADPTAANNMQLERQQPKRFTTCVSCRDNKTLVENTAKLKCAHRMCNTCLVRSFELSLRGPQHMPPRCCTAEPIPPKHVDKLLGEDFKAEWNRKYREYTTRSRIYCPEERCGRWFQPDNIRQENGRGQAKCSHCKTKVCCACHGLWHPQYSCPGDENTAQFMPQSKRDTYQTCYQCHHMVELAEGCNHMKCRCGAQFCMLCGGPWKSCACPMTNNSVQAVSRAAVDRMRTPMDEPPNPFASAPKYASRVPSPQALRSGFPASYAGTVKPRPSSYEEEPYLARRMEVREEPHHARRMHSFDDAFGHVDDQAEYGRGRAGVNVFDFEEQPRRRIEARSRGASFGNGDFRAGRAATVVAPSPPQTHVPMAPPPPRSAFEPPSRPAFDRVPPRAAPRADYASEAYAQRAARYASPERYEEFAAENYTADRRRPYSPERRQTFPTARRPRSLDRHHPFAQERREESPDGWQVPTRFPSPERGAPMAMEIPQKPRHMLAPERHMQIPERHMAPQDRHMQLPERHMATPDRYASMSERHAPMPERQQQQMPERHMAMPERQLAHSDDRLRAPSPERRRASSFDKRLADRFNPESRQSPGAYHMGGMGHAVPPAAMTTIGVGPVGPPGHMGHMGMINAMVPQGPLSPTRGPPPLSRTASHPAAAMMHGHGGGPSIPVAPVPPPAISHMPRRHTMEEDIYVSGRHPGGPTPEWFGPPGMGMGLHEWDPSGGSARAPHIRRRATQAHREHNKTEAKPSMQAGLSGSGRGLHRVSEWVNYIEPGPPEDTMRGGGPATIVG encoded by the exons ATGGCCGACGTCGAAGACCAGCAACAGGGCGGGCCTAGGACTTCGCGAAGCAGTGTGCGGAAGAAGCGCACAGGAAAATCTCCCAAGCCGGAGCCCCAGTCCCAAAACGATTGGACATCAGCCAGTGGGCCACGACCCCGTCCGTCGCCTCACCCGAAACGTCATGGGGATATAGACATAGACATAGACATTGTTGAGTCCTCTGACGACTCAGACGACGCCCAAGCGTCGCctcccaagcagcagcaaccatcTCGACGTCCTTCGAAGCAGCGTCAACAGCTCCCGAGTCCCACCGACTCCGAGGACTCCGACCTCCCGTCCAAGCCGCCGTCCCGTTCTCGACATCGGACTGCTGCCATGCGGCCCAACTCCACCGTGCCCTTGGTCGACACCAAGGCCATGGCCCGCCGTATGCAACATCGCCCTTCatatgacgacgacgacgacgatgatgagccGCCTATACGTCCATCGCGGCCAGCAAGCCGCCAGACGATGGCATCTCGTCGCGACCAGAGTTCTCGCTCCGCTCACCGCTACCGGTCCACTCCTGAATCTAGGCGCTCACCCCGCACTTCCATGTCCGATTCTGAGGGCGAAACTGACGTGACCGAGGATTCCTTGGAGGAAGTGGTTATTCAACAGCCTACCCGGAGAAGGAAGCCTCCGGCTGTTCCCACCGCCCCGGTACCCCCTCCCGCACCGTCCATGCATGAGCGCCTCAACCGGCGCACAGAGGAGCCCGAAATTGAGGTCGTCTATGAGGATCCAGATCCGGAGCCGGATTTTGCATCGACAAGGTATGAGCAATCGGTAGGTGTAGGAAGATCGCGAGCTCAATCCCGAGCCCCTTCCCGAGCACCCTCTCGAGCTGCGTCGGTGAAGCCGGATGCCTATCGTCGTCCGAGAGACGTTTCCCGTGCTCCGAGTCTCGATGGTGACCGGGCTCGGTCCAAATCCCGAACCAGAAG ACCGTCGACTAGGCAGTATGAGTCAGACGCTTATGTGTCGAGGGCCCCTTCAGTGTTCAGAAgagccaacaccaccataGAAGGGTCACACCATGCGTCGTCACAGAGCTTCAGCTCCAAGCGGTCCATGTTTGCCGATCCGACAGCTGCCAATAACATGCAGTTGGAGAGGCAACAACCCAAGAGGTTTACCACTTGTGTCTCATGCAGAGACAACAAGACTCTGGTCGAGAACACAGCTAAGCTCAAGTGCGCACATCGCATGTGCAACACTTGCCTGGTGCGCAGCTTTGAGCTGTCTCTCCGAGGCCCACAGCATATGCCCCCTCGATGTTGTACCGCAGAGCCCATCCCACCAAAGCACGTCGACAAACTGCTGGGTGAAGATTTCAAAGCCGAGTGGAACCGAAAATACCGTGAGTATACGACCAGAAGCCGCATATATTGTCCAGAGGAACGGTGTGGCAGGTGGTTCCAGCCCGACAACATTCGTCAGGAGAACGGGCGTGGGCAGGCAAAATGCAGTCACTGCAAAACAAAAGTCTGCTGTGCTTGCCATGGACTGTGGCATCCGCAGTACAGCTGCCCAGGCGATGAGAACACAGCACAGTTCATGCCGCAATCCAAGCGAGATACATACCAGACCTGTTATCAGTGCCATCACATGGTCGAACTCGCTGAAGGCTGCAACCATATGAAGTG CCGTTGTGGTGCTCAGTTCTGTATGCTCTGCGGCGGTCCGTGGAAATCGTGCGCATGCCCCATGACGAATAACTCGGTCCAAGCTGTATCTCGAGCAGCCGTAGACCGCATGAGGACGCCGATGGACgaacccccgaatccctTTGCATCTGCGCCGAAGTACGCATCTCGTGTTCCCTCTCCCCAGGCTCTACGGTCGGGATTCCCGGCCTCTTATGCAGGCACTGTAAAGCCTCGCCCATCGAGCTACGAGGAAGAACCATATCTTGCTCGGCGTATGGAAGTCCGTGAAGAACCTCATCATGCTCGCCGGATGCATTCTTTTGATGATGCCTTTGGTCATGTCGATGACCAGGCCGAGTACGGTAGAGGAAGGGCAGGTGTCAACGTCTTTGACTTTGAAGaacaacctcgacgacgcATCGAAGCTCGGAGCCGCGGAGCGTCTTTCGGAAACGGTGATTTCCGAGCTGGGAGGGCTGCAACGGTTGTtgcaccatcacctccgcAAACACATGTTCCCATggcgccgccaccgcctcgtTCGGCATTTGAGCCACCCTCACGCCCCGCCTTCGACCGAGTACCACCTCGGGCCGCGCCGCGCGCTGATTATGCCTCCGAGGCCTATGCTCAAAGAGCGGCGCGCTATGCTTCGCCGGAGCGATATGAGGAGTTTGCTGCCGAGAACTACACAGCCGACAGACGGAGACCGTACTCGCCCGAAAGACGACAAACATTCCCTACTGCGAGACGGCCGCGTTCTTTGGATAGACACCATCCATTTGCTCAGGAGCGGCGCGAAGAGTCACCCGATGGTTGGCAAGTCCCGACGCgtttcccatccccagaAAGAGGAGCACCCATGGCGATGGAGATTCCGCAGAAGCCACGACACATGCTCGCGCCGGAGAGGCACATGCAGATCCCAGAAAGGCACATGGCACCCCAGGATAGACACATGCAGCTTCCTGAACGACACATGGCCACTCCTGACCGCTACGCCTCCATGTCGGAAAGGCACGCCCCGATGCCGGaaagacaacaacagcagatGCCAGAGAGGCACATGGCAATGCCCGAAAGACAGCTGGCTCATTCTGACGATAGACTCCGTGCTCCTTCGCCCGAGAGACGCCGAGCGTCGTCATTCGACAAACGGCTCGCCGATCGTTTCAACCCGGAGAGCAGACAGAGTCCAGGAGCCTACCACATGGGCGGGATGGGCCACGCCGTCCCACCTGCTGCTATGACCACCATCGGAGTTGGCCCTGTCGGACCGCCCGGACACATGGGACACATGGGCATGATAAATGCGATGGTGCCCCAGGGGCCGCTGAGTCCTACAAGAGGACCACCGCCTCTTTCTCGTACCGCATCGCacccggcagcagcaatgaTGCACGGACACGGAGGTGGTCCATCAATTCCGGTCGCTCCGGTGCCGCCACCGGCTATTTCGCATATGCCTCGCAGGCACAccatggaggaggacatcTACGTCTCCGGCCGTCATCCAGGAGGACCGACACCTGAATGGTTTGGTCCCCcgggcatgggcatgggaCTGCATGAGTGGGATCCCAGCGGGGGTTCTGCCCGTGCTCCTCACATCCGAAGACGGGCCACGCAAGCTCACCGGGAGCACAACAAGACTGAGGCCAAGCCCTCGATGCAGGCTGGCCTGAGTGGATCTGGGAGAGGCTTGCATCGAGTGTCGGAGTGGGTGAATTATATTGAGCCTGGCCCGCCTGAGGATACAATGAGAGGAGGTGGCCCTGCGACGATTGTGGGATAg
- a CDS encoding hypothetical protein (EggNog:ENOG503NWSR; COG:S), which translates to MSPSSNGDSPHSSTATMTAAASATVVGRFPLPNRDFTIEVPSPQLLAQVQVNGGGVNSLKSPTSLKSARTPSFSREGILGSAQKARNLSQSSDNRPESNGMQKAPSDEGINPLKRRNTDAGVDYPRRRATIACEVCRSRKSRCDGTKPKCKLCTELGAECIYREPGIKLDAGDKLILERLNRIENLLQMNMVGHPNGMGMSHDSPNMSNGTALSGDNLMGIGSNAANFVSVIPSGGLGTWSATATNNISTMPKVHTNAALHLLQWPMIRDLVSRPYDPQILLQLEMAREPLHSLAKTPCVDLSNTNAYIEAYFDRVNIWYACVNPYTWRSHYRIALSNGFREGPESCIVLLVLALGQASSRGSISRIVPHEDPPGLQYFTAAWSLLPGMMTSNSVLAAQCHLLAAAYMFYLVRPLEAWNLLCTTSTKLQLLLMAPSRVPADQRELIERIYWNSLLFESDLLAELDLPHSGVVAFEENVGLPCGFEGDEQEAVGRDELWYFLAEIALRRLLNRVSQLIYSKDSMASTTSLEPVVAELDFQLTQWYESLPLPLQFPFTRTMLPDPVQTVLRLRFFACRTIIYRPYILAVLDNEQAVLDPSVREACTKCLEASIRQLEHITAHHAGHMPYLWQGALSIVSQTLLVMGATMSPSLSSILWSLVPHRDTIDQIINDVVMEIERYAVLSPSLSLSAEIIKEAEVRRRTYLSG; encoded by the exons ATGTCACCATCGTCCAACGGTGACTCTCCACATTCTTCCACGGCCACTATGACTGCGGCTGCCAGTGCTACTGTTGTAGGAAGGTTTCCATTGCCGAACAGGGACTTCACCATCGAGGTGCCCTCGCCCCAGCTTCTGGCCCAGGTCCAGGTTAACGGCGGTGGCGTAAACTCTCTCAAGTCACCAACATCTCTCAAGTCGGCTCGGACTCCTAGCTTCAGCAGGGAAGGCATACTCGGTTCGGCGCAGAAGGCGCGCAATCTTTCACAGTCATCAGACAACAGGCCAGAATCGAATGGGATGCAGAAGGCACCGAGCGATGAGGGTATCAACCCTCTTAAAAGGCGGAATACCGATGCGGGCGTCGACTATCCAAGGCGGAGGGCAACCATCGCT TGCGAGGTTTGCCGTTCGAGGAAGTCACGATGCGATGGCACGAAGCCAAAGTGCAAGCTATGTACCGAGTTGGGTGCCGAGTGCATTTATCGCGAGCCCGGCATCAAGCTGGATGCCGGCGACAAGCTTATTCTGGAGCGCTTGAACCGCATCGAGAACCTGCTCCAGATGAACATGGTGGGCCACCCCAATGGCATGGGCATGTCTCATGATTCGCCAAATATGAGCAATGGGACAGCTCTCAGCGGTGACAACTTGATGGGAATCGGGTCAAATGCCGCCAACTTTGTGTCCGTCATTCCCAGCGGTGGACTTGGGACATGGTCCGCCACAGCCACTAACAATATCTCGACCATGCCGAAGGTGCACACGAATGCGGCTCTGCATCTGCTGCAGTGGCCCATGATCCGCGATTTGGTATCACGACCGTACGACCCTCAAATTCTCCTGCAGCTTGAGATGGCCCGTGAGCCGCTGCACTCGCTCGCCAAGACTCCCTGCGTCGACCTTTCCAATACGAATGCCTACATCGAAGCCTACTTTGACAGAGTCAACATCTGGTACGCCTGCGTCAACCCATACACGTGGAGGAGCCACTACAGGATAGCGCTATCAAACGGTTTCAGAGAAGGACCAGAGAGTTGCATTgtgctgttggtgctggcccTGGGCCAGGCTAGCTCGAGAGGCAGCATCTCGAGGATTGTACCCCACGAGGACCCTCCCGGACTTCAGTATTTCACCGCAGCTTGGTCTCTGCTGCCAGGCATGATGACGTCCAACAGTGTGCTCGCAGCACAGTGTCActtgctggctgctgcttaTATGTTTTACCTTGTTCGACCGCTGGAGGCATGGAACTTGCTTTGCACGACAAGTACGAAACTGCAGCTTTTGCTCATGGCGCCGAGCAGAGTGCCCGCTGATCAGAGGGAGCTGATCGAAAGAATTTACTGGAACTCACTTCTCTTCGAAAGCGATTTATTGGCCGAATTGGACCTCCCCCATTCTGGTGTGGTTGCATTTGAGGAGAATGTTGGTCTTCCCTGCGGGTTCGAGGGCGATGAGCAGGAAGCAGTTGGACGCGACGAGTTGTGGTATTTCCTGGCCGAGATTGCACTGAGGAGGCTGCTCAACCGCGTCAGTCAGCTCATCTACTCGAAGGATTCCatggcatcaacaacaagcttggAGCCGGTCGTGGCAGAGCTTGACTTCCAGCTGACACAGTGGTATGAGAGCTTGCCGCTACCGCTGCAGTTTCCCTTCACACGGACGATGCTTCCCGATCCGGTGCAGACGGTGCTGAGATTACGTTTCTTCGCCTGCCGAACCATCATCTATCGGCCTTATATTCTGGCGGTCCTTGACAACGAGCAAGCGGTGTTGGACCCCTCGGTGCGGGAGGCTTGCACAAAGTGCCTAGAAGCGTCAATCCGGCAACTGGAGCACATTACTGCGCA TCACGCCGGACATATGCCGTACCTTTGGCAGGGTGCTCTGTCCATAGTATCACAGACACTTTTGGTCATGGGCGCCACCATGTCGCCGTCACTGTCGAGCATCCTCTGGAGCCTGGTTCCCCACCGCGATACCATTGATCAAATCATCAACGACGTCGTCATGGAGATCGAACGCTACGCTGTCCTGTCGCCAAGTCTGAGCCTCTCGGCTGAAATCATCAAGGAAGCCGAAGTCAGACGTCGGACCTACCTCAGCGGGTGA